The stretch of DNA CAAGGAAGATTTCTactgaagaacatttttaaGTCACAGCAAAGTAGACCATCTTCTTTCCAAAATCATCTACAAGGCACTAAGGGTAGAAAATGACAGGTAACATGAAAGACCAATGTTGTTCCTCAGTCAGGTCGAAATATGGGGTATTTTGGTAAGAACTCTATTAATATTACCTGttgaagaagggaaaaagacaAGAACTGAAGACAGCAACCAAAAAGTTCAAAGTTTCAGCACAATTTCCATGAACAACAGCTAATTCATAAGATTAAATATATCTGAGATAGTCTGTGAGGAGGGAATGTTCCCCAGGGTAACAAAGCAGAGATTCCAGTCATTCTGAAACAGAGGGATTTGGGTgcttggctttttttggggtggatctCTCCCTAATCCTACACAATCCTCCATGTTAAAGTGGATAGGGGAGTGGTAGagccacagaaatatttgaaattttgcttttctacaaGGTCTGTCTTGTTTAAAACCATGTGAAATTTTGAgctggcaaaaaaaaccaaaaccaccaaaacaagccaaaaacaaacccacaaaaagtccaaccaaaaaaccacattaCTATAAAGAATCAATATTTCTGCACAATTCTTTGAATCAAAGGAATGATGGAAAAGGTGGGTAAGGGTTAAGGAACTATGGACTGTGCTGGTGTGGGAATCACTCCAACACAGAAAGTCCCAGTGGATCTCCCTCATTCCAAATTACAAACCACACTGCACATCTGTCTGGGAGATCTTTTTGTACAGGGCCATTAAGTGAAGgattttctcttatttattcATAGTTCTGTTGAACAGCAATAATAACAAGCAATACTCACATATTCCATCATATTGCTAgtttcacatttccttttacTCAGCTTCCAGTGCAAACCAAGCTAAGGAAATAATTAACAAAGGATTAGCATTGTCTGGTAATGCCACAAGCATTAGCAATCCTGAATTATCAGGATCTATTATTTAGGATCAGTATAAAGTATGGAATTATGATAAGACTGTAAAATCCTTCATTGCCAATATTcttaaagctgaaaaaaactGAAGTTAAAATTTCTTACCTTATGATATAGTCTGTTGTTTTCCCATTCTAATAACTTCTGAATTGATCTTCTAGTCTAGAAAGGAAGTCACAAGTGTATCAGGAATGGTTCAGTAGCCAGCCTCATCCAGAAGGATCTCACTGCTGCATTTCTGGCTAAGGTTAATTTATAGTAAGTTATGTTTTATAAAAGCAGAATgaagcaaagaagaaataaatggaaatctTATCACTTTAACCCCCTACTCCCCCCTTTTttcaaaaaaggaaacactagtgggttttttgttaaCTTAgaatcactggaaaaaaaatctgagatgaAGCCCAACTTAagcctgcagcttttccagagtTCATTTAGTTAGTAAGGGATCCTTTGAATTTGGTGCTTTTACCTCCCAGAGCCAACAAAACAGAGTCTCCCAAATTCTCCTGGCCAAATCCTGTACTTATTGCAGTTGTTCTGCTGAAAACACTGATTTCCATACATTTCATTTCCAGATTTTGCTAATGGAATTGTGATCTGGATCTTGAACAAAACCCTCACCACCAAACTCCAGTTCACAAATTATTTCCAGCTCTTGGCTATCAAATGTGTCCTTCATATTCTGTTCTTTCCACGACTGTGGAGAGGAGATGATTTCTCAAGTTTCAGTGATTTTGAAGGTCACAAAAAGACAGCTCTGATGACCCTGCATGGTATACATTTAATTTTAGTCACTGCATGATAGTTATCACCCTCACACCCCCACAGAAGTGCCATCATTTTCCCTACTTGCTGCATGTTCTCTGTAGCCTCAAcaatttaatataattaatactACACCACCACATGGgcatttattcagatttttcacTGCTACAGTGACTTTAAAAGTGCAAATACTCCTTTTGTACCTCTCAGGCATAAACCTCTGCAATAATTACATTTATAAAGGCAGTTAAAATGAACTAAAACAAATTCCTGTAGATTTTCTGTGATGCATCTTCAGTGATGAGCGCTCCAACAAGTTAACACATTAATGCACTTCCTAAATATTTACTGCTGTGATAAATCAATTCCAAATGTAAACCACAGAGGTAATTGAGATCATATTTACCTGGTAGTACTGAAGtgcttttcaaaattattaCTTTGGACCTGATTACAGGAGTGGTCAATTCTGTGTTGGGGGGGGaagtttttagaaaataaatttgtactTGTTCTTAACAGAAAAAGCACAGtaaattatggaaaataaaccacagcactgaaatGTTATGGTTTCTATTGCAGAttaaaaaggtgatttttaaattttaaaaatttttttttggggtgtgaagaggaaaaatgatttttcattcTAAACTCTACCATTCGTTAAAGGTCATGAGGTTCAGTGCTGCAGTCAATTCTTATACCTTGAGAAATCCTGGAAATTTAGGGTGTAATATATTCCATCCTGTTTGAACTGAGATGAGATCAGCTATTCTTAAAACTATTGAGTAAATTGGtgtaatttcaaattttttttattatctaaGTGAAAACCAGAATAACCTTTTTGCATGTGAGGCCAAACCAGGGTTTTAAAACTGGGAAGATATTATGAAAAGTTATTTAATCCtagcagtaattttaaaaatccatagaATAAGATGAAACATGGACTCACTCTTTTGTTAAGACAGACCACAGGCCACAGGCTGCAGCCcagagtgcagcagcagcacaggcagccacagagcagccacTTCACATTGACAGGGAGGTTCTTCCTCAGGCAGGCGTTCACTCGGCTGATGCTGGTCTTGAATTCCTCAGGGGCCACCTGCAACACAAGGGCTCAACTTCAGGGAGAGCCAGCACAGGTGTATGTTCTCAGAAATTGCCTCTACAGGttaaaatgaaacagagaatTACACAATCTTCTAAAGCACTGGTCACTCAGCATGAAAAGTCATTTTCctgcaagaaattaatttctggtgTGTGCGCTGCACAAACCTGAATTAAAAAGCCACATCTTTCAGATGAACAGCCTCATCCATATTTATTGCACCAGTAATTAATCAATGGGCCTGGAAACACAGTGAGCCCAGACAAAATCAGAAttgggacacagctgggcaaTACATGCACTGGCTACAGTGAGCAGAAACATAGAACTGTGACAGATCCCTGCTTTCCAAGGGAGCTTTGCAGTAAAAACAGGTATCACAGAAAGGGAGAGTATTGTCCAAATGAATGTCACACCAATCCAAGCCTACACTGTGTGGGTGAAGGCTCTGTTCACAAAGAACTTCCTGAAGTGGCCCACAATGAAGCCACAACTTCCCTTGTGGCTGCTTCCTAAAATAGGGAAGCCCAGAAGGAAATACATGGGATTGTATTTAAGGCAGAGCAATGCACCTTGGACGGGGTTAGGAATAAAGCCTACTTCTCCAAAACTAgctttttgaaattaaggaatAAGTATTTTACACCTGCATTGTCACTGCAGTCACAGTGGAACCCCCACTTTGCATCAGAAAGATCTCTTCTCCAATAACTGCATTTCTCACCTACTCACataccccaaatccctcctctCCCTACAGAATCCATCTGATAAGTCAAACATGGATTTGAGTGATTCCAAGATGACACTCTTGATTCTAGCACAATCCAGCATTAAATACACAAAGCAGAATAAATCAGAACCAACAAGAGACTTGAGCAGGCAGGCACAActcaaaacaatttaaatttagTATTTCCTGCCTTCTTGCCACGTTGATGCAAATCCCCAGAGTGAGTCTGTGCACAaagctgtgccactgctgcacAACCCCCAagcaagcccagctctgctcatctgACTCTGCAAACAAGGGCAGCAACACCAACAAAAGTTCATTTCATGACAAAGATCCCTTTCAGCAGGGGCAAAGCCACGGGGCAGGAAATGGAGAGGACCtgatgctgctcctctgcccatTGAGCTGAATTCTTTAAAGCTTGCAGGGAAGGGAGTAAATAAATCCAACATCTGTTTCCTGGCCATTCAGCCCACCAGGCACTACAGAGGCAGGGGGCAGCTGGGCTTGCACACAAGCCAGGCCTACAGTTAATAACATGAGAAGATCATTTAAGTGTGattatttaaaagcaagaattaataaatacatagaaaggaattattttgcttgttttgttttacatctACAAATGGAGcaactaaaaaaaattgtttgctttACAAGAGACACCCtagtttaggaaaaaataaaaaagaaaatggtcaAAGAAACCCCCTGAGATCCTTTGTACTGAGACATCTGCAATGAAAAAATTCCATTGTAATGTGGCAAACTGTCCTGTACTTGCATGTCTCTGGAACAAGGTTTTATGGATTTCTTTGCCAGTGCCAGATCTTGTTTAGGGATATAACAAATAGCAGATGCACATGAGCAAAACCATTTCATCTTCAACGTGGGAGAGTGTTTTGTAGGAAAGAACATCTGGGTGGTGGTTTGCAGGAAcctcaggcagctgctgcactcACTGCCTCAAAGTAAACTGAGATTCTACATTAATTGGCATTCTCAACTCCTAAGGAAGTTTCCATGGGCCTCATATTCAGATATTTACAAATGGCACTTCCTGTGATAAATCTTAGAATTTTACATTCTGTTTatgtgaaatataaaaataaatagttttttttccctagaaccCATTTATAGTTTTGTATGAGATTCCCAAAGAAAAGAcaatgtttccttttcctgcagacaCAAAGTTTACTGGACCTTGACAACAACACAGCCTAAGCTCCAAATCCAGCTGAACAAACCTGCCAAAGACAAAGGAACAGCACAGCCCAGAATTCAGTTTAACAAGAATAACCCTTATCAGTGGTAACATCCAACACCAAGAGAACTCAACCACATTCTCAGATCACAGCTGGCAGAAAAATCTGGGACCTAAAAAGAAAGCACAGGGAGATTCCCTGTTCCTGTGATAATTTTTAGGGAGTCACTATTCACATCAGGATAACATGTTCCTACATTTTAAGATGAAAGTTGAAGTACTCTCCTTCCTGCACAACAAATGGCTAAAACAGAAACCAACTGTGGATGccactaaacaaaaaaataaaattccatttcaggaattttgggctGATATTTACCTTAATATAATATTATGAAAGCACCACTACCTGCTAACTCATCAGAAATTACTTAAGATGCTTTTGACTAACCCAAACTATTGGATTGTTTCTACTTGTTTCCATTCTGAAATGGAATCAcaacaaatatttctgtcacTAATGACACATGTTCATCTGAAACTAAAGGAACTGGAGACCAAGATAAGCCTCATGTTGCGATAAACAGAAGAAATCACAATTAAGTTGCTCAGTTTACAGCTCAGTGACAGTTAAGCATTGTTACACAGTGATTAAGAACAAAATTCCTGTAAATAATTAATCTAATAAAGAAATGGCATCCAAATGAAAGTCACCACAGAACTGTTGATTTTCTCCCACAGTTTTAATTCTTGCAGGTACAGCTTTTGAAAGGTGTGTGTGAAGGGGCTGATGTATTTCAAACAAACAATTaacagctcctcctgcactAAGACAGCTCCCTAAGAAATCCTAGTTTGGAGTAATTCTGGAAATCTCTTGGAGAGTTTGTGTCTGGCTCTTGAAAAGGACGAGATAAGCACtttgctcctggctgtgctgtacACCTTGGGAAGTGACATTAGCTCCTtttaggaggggaaaaaacaaaaaaacataaaaggaaaGGAGGGGGTGCCATAATATTTTACAACAGGATGCAGAGGATCTCCAAACACAGGAAGGGAGCCAGTAAGGCCCAGCAGGCCTGATCTTCCTCCTTCAATCACCATGATCAGCAGCCCTATCAATCACAGGCACCACAATGCCCAGCCCTCTTTATGGCCCACactgccctgcactgcacacTCCTCTCTGGGCTGGACCCCTTTTGTTTCAAGATCAGAGCAGGAAATTCCACTTTTCCCCttaaggatcactgcctccatCATTTTCTGGTCACCTGGAGCAGTGTGTGCTACTGTGCTCCATATCACAGAGAATATTTTGTTAAAAGCTTGTTTAAGAGAATTAATAATCCTGTAAACCTGTAGCACACACAATTTAAATTTAACCACCATTCCCATTTAGGCCAAGGTCCAATTACATTATTAAAAGTTAAATATTGCCTCTGTATTAAGTGCAGTAAAATCTTTTCTCATAATGTTCCATTAGAAAGAAGTCTGGCTCAGGATTTACAAACCAGGTGAGTTTATGTCTCATCCTGCAAGACAAATATTAATCCAGCAGAATTAGCCAGGCCAAACATCTGACATACCTGggattttcctctcctttattattttattgtctgTGCTTTACCCTCAAATGTACACATTCACCTCTCCCAGGGAAAGCAACAAATTAAGTCTCAATTAAACACTGAAGATGTAATTACAAGCATGTAGCTCTAGGCTAACCTACAGCTATGCAGTCTCtgtaaaaactgggaaaaagggggaaggaggagggggattccacatttcagaaaatcagGTTTGCTGCCACCATTATGTGAATGGGCAAACTGAGGCAGGAAACTTAAGTAAATTACTAACACAAGAATGTGGCATAAATCCCAAAGGTTTGTGCTTCTGGGAGAAAGGTGTAGCTACAGAGTTTTCTCTAATTAGGATTTTCATCCTGCTTTAAAAACCTACACCTTTTACATCTGTATTTATTCTAAAGAAAACCAGTACCACTGAGAACTCCAAGTCCATCTAGTGGCTTCACCTCCTACACTCCATTAGCAGATGGGATTTATTATTAATATCAATTCACAGGGGACAGCAAAGCCATTAAACTTAATGTTACACAGGCAATATGAATAAACTATGACATTGTCTTACAGTAGCTGAGGACTAATGCAAGTTCAGAGTAAACA from Catharus ustulatus isolate bCatUst1 chromosome 14, bCatUst1.pri.v2, whole genome shotgun sequence encodes:
- the CHIC1 gene encoding cysteine-rich hydrophobic domain-containing protein 1, producing the protein MSVLLPNMADFDTIYELEEDDEEEQDEPEPVVRSQELPRPRDAPDPVAVRGAGHITVFGLSNKFDTEFPSVLTGKVAPEEFKTSISRVNACLRKNLPVNVKWLLCGCLCCCCTLGCSLWPVVCLNKRTRRSIQKLLEWENNRLYHKLGLHWKLSKRKCETSNMMEYVILIEFLPKYPIFRPD